A section of the Flavobacterium sp. CG_23.5 genome encodes:
- a CDS encoding superoxide dismutase, whose translation MAFELPQLPYAYDALEPYIDARTMEIHHTKHHNAYITNVNAAIAGTDMEGKTIENILINLDMKNMPVRNNGGGFYNHSLFWTVMTPNGGGLPTGDLLAAIEAAFGTFEEFKASFSKAGATQFGSGWAWLCVHKGGKVDVCGTPNQDNPLMPGVGCGGTPILGMDVWEHAYYLHYQNRRPDYIEAFFNVINWTEVARRFALEK comes from the coding sequence ATGGCTTTTGAATTACCACAATTACCTTATGCGTATGACGCATTAGAACCTTATATTGATGCGCGCACGATGGAAATTCATCACACGAAACATCATAACGCTTACATTACTAATGTTAATGCAGCAATTGCCGGAACAGATATGGAAGGCAAGACCATTGAAAATATCTTGATTAATCTTGATATGAAAAACATGCCTGTTCGTAATAATGGCGGTGGATTTTACAATCACAGCTTATTTTGGACTGTTATGACACCAAACGGTGGTGGATTGCCAACTGGCGATTTACTAGCTGCAATTGAAGCTGCTTTTGGAACTTTTGAAGAGTTTAAAGCAAGTTTCAGTAAAGCTGGAGCAACTCAATTTGGTTCTGGTTGGGCTTGGCTTTGTGTTCACAAAGGAGGAAAAGTAGATGTTTGCGGTACTCCTAACCAAGACAATCCATTAATGCCAGGTGTAGGTTGTGGCGGAACTCCAATTTTAGGAATGGATGTTTGGGAACATGCATATTACTTGCATTATCAAAACAGAAGACCTGACTACATTGAAGCTTTTTTCAATGTTATTAACTGGACTGAAGTAGCTAGACGATTCGCTTTAGAGAAATAA